The following proteins are encoded in a genomic region of Rubrobacter xylanophilus DSM 9941:
- the hutI gene encoding imidazolonepropionase, with the protein MSGTTLLIHDLEAAVSPKGSGPLRGRDLGELEVCSPASIAVSGDRIAAVGPPGEVLRDHPPGPGCETVDGRGKAALPGLVDCHTHAAFLGDRADEFELRCRGAGYEEIHASGGGILSTVRATRAGSEEELRAATERHLDWLLRHGTTTAEVKSGYGLDREAELRLLRAIRAAGDAHPVDVRPTFLGAHTVPPEFSGAAEYVEFVVAEVLPEAAPLAEAADVFVERGSFEVPEARRYLEACAGYGLALRLHADQFSERGAVPLAVELGARSADHLESTGGEGVRALGQSATAAVLLPACALFLGLPDPPARALLEAGAIVALATDFNPGSSFCSSLPVVLNLACTRLGLSPAEALCAATANAAYVLGLEGEVGRLSAGYRADILLLDAPDWRYIAYHLGGDHLAAVVKSGGLLPPG; encoded by the coding sequence GTGAGCGGGACGACCCTCCTGATCCACGACCTCGAGGCCGCCGTCTCCCCGAAGGGGAGCGGGCCCCTGCGCGGGAGGGACCTCGGGGAGCTCGAGGTCTGCTCCCCCGCCTCCATAGCCGTCTCCGGCGACCGCATCGCCGCCGTGGGGCCTCCGGGGGAGGTGCTGCGCGACCACCCGCCCGGCCCGGGCTGCGAGACGGTGGACGGCAGGGGGAAGGCGGCGCTCCCCGGCCTCGTGGACTGCCACACCCACGCGGCCTTTCTGGGGGACAGGGCGGACGAGTTCGAGCTGCGCTGCCGCGGGGCGGGCTACGAGGAGATACACGCCTCCGGCGGGGGCATCCTCTCCACGGTGCGGGCGACGCGCGCTGGGAGCGAGGAGGAGCTGCGGGCGGCCACGGAGCGGCACCTGGACTGGCTGCTCCGCCACGGCACCACCACCGCCGAGGTGAAGAGCGGCTACGGGCTGGACCGGGAGGCCGAGCTGAGGCTGCTGCGCGCCATCCGCGCCGCCGGGGACGCCCACCCGGTGGACGTGCGCCCCACCTTCCTGGGGGCCCACACCGTCCCTCCGGAGTTCTCGGGCGCCGCCGAGTACGTGGAGTTCGTCGTCGCCGAGGTGCTCCCCGAGGCCGCCCCGCTCGCGGAGGCGGCCGACGTCTTCGTGGAGCGCGGCTCCTTCGAGGTGCCCGAGGCCCGGCGCTACCTCGAGGCCTGCGCCGGGTACGGGCTCGCCCTGCGGCTGCACGCCGACCAGTTCTCCGAGCGCGGGGCGGTGCCGCTCGCCGTCGAGCTCGGCGCCCGCAGCGCGGACCACCTGGAGAGCACGGGCGGGGAGGGCGTGCGTGCCCTGGGCCAAAGCGCCACCGCCGCGGTGCTGCTCCCGGCGTGCGCCCTCTTCCTCGGGCTGCCCGACCCCCCGGCTCGCGCCCTCCTCGAGGCCGGCGCGATAGTGGCGCTGGCCACGGACTTCAACCCGGGGAGCTCCTTCTGCTCCTCGCTCCCGGTGGTGCTGAACCTGGCGTGCACCCGCCTGGGGCTCTCCCCCGCCGAAGCCCTGTGCGCGGCCACCGCCAACGCGGCCTACGTGCTGGGGCTCGAGGGGGAGGTGGGGCGGCTCTCGGCGGGGTACAGGGCGGACATCCTCCTCCTCGACGCCCCGGACTGGCGCTACATCGCCTACCACCTGGGCGGGGACCACCTCGCCGCCGTCGTCAAGTCCGGAGGCCTCCTGCCGCCGGGGTGA